In the Oceanibaculum nanhaiense genome, GCGGGTCAGGCCGCGCACGCTGCCGCGCAAGCCCAGCCAGATGCCGGACAGGATAGCGCCGGCGCCGGTCGCGGCGACCAGCATGCCCAGCCCCTCGGCGCCGGCCTGGAACACGCCGTCGGCATAGGCCGGCATCAGCTCCAGCACGGCGCGCAGGCTGGTCGAGGTGACGATGACCAGCACCAGCAGCGGGCCGATGCCGGCATGGCGTGCGGCATAGAGATAGCCTTCGCCCATCTCGGTGAAGAGCGGCCGGTTGCCATCCTCGCGCGGCTTGTGTTCCGGCAGTTTCAGCAGCAGCAGCGCGACCAGAAAGGCAAAGTAGGTCACGGCGTTGGTGGCGAAGGTCCAGCCCGCGCCGCCCATCGCGATGACGCCGCCGGCAATCGCCGGGCCGATGAAGCGCGCGAGGTTGAAATTGATCGAGTTGATGGCGATGGCCGCCCCCAGATCCTCGCGCGGCACCAGCATGGGGATCATGGCGAGGCGGGCCGGCTGATAGAAGGCGGTGACAGCGCCGAGGAAGGCGGTCAGCCCGATCAGCATCCAGATATCGAGAAGGCCGGTAAAGGTCAGGACGGCCAGCGTCACTGCCTGCGCGATGGCAAGGTACTGGGCGAATTTGGCGACCTTCATCGGGCCGATGCGGTCCACCGCGACCCCGGCGAAGGCGGTGACCACCACGGTCGGGAACAGATCGGCGAAGGCGACGATGCCGAGCCAGGCGCTGGAACCGGTCAGTTCCCACGCCACCCAGCCGATGCCGATGCGCTGCATCCAGGTGCCGATGAGCGAGGCCATATTACCGGTCACGTAGAGCCGGTAATTCGGGTGGGAGAGGGCGCGGCCGACAGGGCCAAGGCGGGCGGATAAAGGCATGGTCTGGATGATAGCCTGTTTTCAAGGCAATAGCCGAGACTTGCTTGCTGGGCCGCTATGTCCGGTTGGCGCGCGGGCGGTTTGCGCAAAATCCCCGGAAATACCGCGAAATACCGCGAAATATCGTTGAACGATGGCGATACCGGGCGTAGGGTTCGCGGCTGTCGGCATCGCCGTCATTCCAGCCTGTCAACCAGCCCCCGTGAGGAACAGAAATGGCTCTGATCGCCCAGCGCCTGAACCGGATCAAGCCGTCCCCGACCATCGCCGTCTCGATGAAGGCGCGCGAACTGCAGGCGCAGGGCCGCAAGGTCATCGCGCTGTCGGCCGGCGAACCGGACTTCGACACCATCGATTTCGTCAAGGAAGCCGCCATCGAGGCGATTCGCAAGGGCCAGACGAAATACACCAATGTCGATGGCACCAACGAGCTGAAGCAGGCGATCGTCGATAAGTTCAAGCGCGAGAACGGGCTGGACTACAAGATTTCGCAGGTCACCGTCGGCACCGGCGGCAAGCAGATTCTCTACAACGCGCTGATGGCGACGCTCGATCCGGGCGACGAGGTGATCATTCCGGCACCCTACTGGGTCAGCTATCCGGACATGGTGCTGCTCGCCGAGGGCACGCCGGTCATCGTGCAGTGCCCGCAGGAGAACGATTTCAAGCTGCGGCCGGAGGATCTGGAAAAGGCGATCACGCCGAAGACCAAATGGATCATCCTGAACAGCCCGTCGAACCCGACCGGTGCCGGCTATACCCGCGCCGACATGAAGGCGGTTACCGACGTGCTGCTGCGTCATCCGCAGGTCCACGTCATGACCGACGACATGTACGAGCATCTCGTCTATGACGATTTCAAATTCTGCACGCCGGCCGAGGTGGAGCCGAAGCTCTATGACCGCACGCTGACCTGCAACGGCGTGTCCAAGGCCTATGCCATGACCGGCTGGCGCATCGGCTATGCCGCCGGGCCGGAGCCGCTGATCAAGGCAATGGGCGTGATCCAGTCGCAGTCCACCTCCAACCCGTCCTCGATCAGCCAGGCGGCTGCTGTCGCCGCGCTGAACGGCTCGACCGACTATATCCAGGAGCGCAACGTCGCCTTCCGCGAGCGCCGCGACCTGGTCGTGTCCATGCTGAACCAGGCCAGTGGCCTGAACTGCCCGAAGCCGGACGGGGCGTTCTACGTCTATCCGTCCTGCGCCGGGCTGATCGGCAAGAAGACGCCGGACGGCAAGGTGATCGCCAGCGATACCGATTTCGCGACCGCGTTGCTGGAGGCCGAGGGAGTGGCCGTGGTGCAGGGTGAGGCATTCGGCCTGTCCCCGCATTTCCGCATCTCCTACGCCACCTCCACCGAGTTGCTGGAGGATGCCTGCACGAAGATCCAGCGCTTCTGCAATTCGCTGAGTTGATCGGCGCGCGAACGGATAAGAAAAACCCCCGGCATCTGCCGGGGGTTTTTTTCGTGGCCTTCTTCTTGTGCTGGCTTACTCCATCGCGGCGCGTAGGGCGGGCGGCGTGCCGGGCAGATTGCTCACCATGATCTTCGCGACGGTCAGGATCGGCACCGCCAGAAGCGCGCCGGGCAGGCCCCACAGCCAGCCCCAGAAGATCACTGCCAGGAACACCAGAATCGGGTTCAGAGTCAGCTGCCGGCCCAGCAGCAGCGGCGTGATGAACTGCCCTTCGATAACCGTCAGCGCGTAGGCGGCCAGCGGCGGTATCAGGATCTGCGTCCAGCTGTCGAAATTCAGCAGCGCGGCGCTGGCGATGATGGCCGCCGTGATTGCCGGGCCGATATAGGGCAGGAAGTTCAGCACTGCCGCCAATACCCCCCAGAGCAAGGGGTTGGGCATGCCCAGCGCCCACATCGCGGCCGCGGTCAGCAGGCCGAGCGCCAGGCTGATGAGGGTGAAGGTGCGCAGATAGATCGATATTTTCCACTGCACCTCCAGCAGGATGCGCTTCATGCGCCGTCGCTGGTCGGTCTGGGTTATGGCCTCGACGATGCGGCTGGCGGTGGACGGGCCGGCGGCCAGCATGAAGAACAGCAACACCACGGTGATGGCGGAAGTCATCAGGATGGACTGCGCCTGATTGGCCAGGGTTTCGATCAGGCTGCCCTCCACAACGACGATCTGCGGCTTCCTGTCATTCTCCAAATTCGCCATTTCGGCGATTTTCTCGGTGGTCTCCCGCGCCCGGCGCAGCGGCAGTTTCAGTTCGGTCAGTTTCCGTTCGATCTTGTACATGACGCTGGGACCGAGATCGAGATGCTCCGCCGCCGGGCCGGCAAGCTGCACCGCGCCGACGGTCAGGCCTGCGCCCAGCATGGCGACGACGAGCAGTGCGCTCAGCGTTTGCGGCAGCCGAAGGCGGGTCAGCAGCCGCACAATTGGCAACAGCAGGATCGCGAAGATCAGCGCCAGGAAGATCGGCAGCAGCACCGGTTTCGCGAAATAGGCTGTGTAGATCAGCGCCAGCGCGAACAGGCCGATGGCGGCCATGCGGGTGACGCTGCTCGCCTGCAGAAAGGCGAGAGACGAGCTCTCGTCGGACTCCGTATCGCCCGCAACAGAATTATCAGAGTCAGCAGAATTCGGCGGGGTCTGGGAAATACCGGGTTCAGTCATCGAAAATTACTGCCTCACAGATAAATTTTTTAATTTCATGATTTGGAAATACTCTATCCCTCGCATTAACGTTTCTGCGTGTTTGCGGTTCCTTCCAGCCTTTCATCAATGTTTTGACTCATCGGAATGTTACGCCGCCGGAGGAAATTTTCTCGACTGACGCGGGAACATTGGCCAGGTGTCCCCGTTTATTGCAACAGAGGCACATGCCTTGATGAAACCAGACTTTACGAATGACGAAAGGAGTCACCCATGGCGACTCGCGAACCTGCCGACGATATCCAGGCTTTGAAGAACGACCTCGCGGCGCTGCGCAAGGATATTGGCGCGCTGGCCAAGACGGTCGGCGACCAGGCCTCCACAACCTCCGATGATGCGATGGATGGGTTGAAGGAGAGGATTGCCGCACTGCGCAGCGAACTCGAAGGGGCGGCCAAGTCGGCCCGGGCGCGCGGTGCCGAGGGTGTCGCGGCCGTCGAGCACCATATAGAGCAGAAGCCGCTGCAGAGCATGCTGATCGCGCTGGGTGCCGGCCTGCTCATCGGCAAGCTGCTGGACCGCCGCTGAGCGGACGCATCGTGCGATATCTTCTCGATATAGCGCTTCCTTACGCGCAGGCGGAACTCCGCACCGCTAAGGAAAGCGCCGGGCGGCTGTGCTGGCGGGTGGCGGGTTTCGCCGCCGCCGGCCTCGTCGCGGCCCTCGGTCTCGGCTTCCTGGTGCTGTCCTTCCATCTGTGGCTGCTGCGCCATGTGCCGGCGCCAGACGCCGCGCTGTGGACGGGGTTGCTGTGCATCGCCGTCGCGGCGTCGGTCGTGCTGGTTGTCTGGCTCATCACACGGGCCGGTGCGCGAAGCCGCCACCGCGAGGTGGCTAAGGCCGCCGCGCTGGCGGAGCTGCAATTGCTTCAGATAGAACTGGAGCAGGGGCTGCGTGCCCACGCCAAGACCGGCACGCTCGGTATGCTGGTGGCCGGTCTGGCGCTGGGGGCAAGCCCCGATTTGCGCGGGATGCTCCGCGACCTCGTGCGCTCGGCGAAGCTATAACCCCATCTGGGCCAGCATGGCGCGGACCAGCGGATGTCTGGCTTCGCCCATGCGGTCGCAGATCGAAAAGTGATTCTCGCGGCCGATCTCCCAATAATCGGTCGTAAGGCCGCGTTCCCGGCACAGCTTCGCGAAATCGGCCGATTGCCGGATCCAGTCCGGCGTTTCGCCGCCGCCGACCGCCACCAGGATCGGGCAGACCGGTCGCGGCAGGTTGGCAACCAGGCTGTTGCGTGCCGCCTCATCGGCTGTCAGGCCGATCTCCGAATTGACCTTCAGCATCGTTACCGGCTCCAGCTCATAGACGCCGGAGACCGCCACCACGCCCTTCACAATGTCGGCGGGGCGGCCTTCTGCAGCCCAATCGCGGGCCAGCATCATCGCCGCCAGATGCGCGCCGGCGGAATGGCCGGACAGATACAGCCGGTCCGGGTCGCCGCCGATCTGCCGTGCGTTGGCGTGCAGCCAGCGTACCGCGTCCGCGGTCTGGCCGACAATGCCGCCGATCGTCAGGGTAGGCGCCAGATCGTAGTTCAGCATCGCCACCGTGGCGCCGGCGGCAACCAGCGGTTCGGCGATATAGCTGTAGAAGTTCTTGTCCAGCCCGCGCCAGTAACCGCCATGGATAAAGACATGGATCGGCGCGTTGGGTGTCTTCGCCGGAAAGATATCCATCGTCTGCAAGGGGCCGTCGCCATAGCGCATGTCCAGCGAGCCGGTCAGCGCGTCCCGGGTCTTTGCGCTGCGGCTGGCCTGGGCGTCAAGATAGGCCTGGAAGTTCGGCGCGGCGAGGCGCGGGTTATATTCCCGCTCCAGCGCCTCGCCGGCGAGCCCTTTATAGCTTGCAGACATCAGCCCTTGTATCCCACGACGTCCTGCTGCTGTTCGCCAAGCCCCTCGATACCGAGCTTCATAACGTCGCCCGGCTTCAGGAACATCGGCGGCTTCATGCCGGCACCCACGCCCGGCGGCGTGCCGGTCGGGATGATGTCGCCCGGCATCAGCGTCATGAACTGGCTGATATAGCTGACCAGATGCTTCACACCATAGACCATGGTGGTGGTGGAGCCGTCCTGGCAGCGCTTGCCGTTCACATCCAGCCACATCTTCAGCTGCTGCGGATCGGCGATCTCGTCCTTCGTCACCAGCCACGGGCCGATCGGCGCGAAGGTGTCGGCGCTCTTGCCCTTCACCCACTGGCCATGGCGCTCGATCTGGAATTCGCGTTCCGAGATATCGTTCACCAGCACATAGCCGGCTACATGGTCGAGGCTGTCCTTCTCCTCGACATATTGCGCCTTCTTGCCGATGACGATTCCCAGCTCGACTTCCCAGTCGGTCTTTTTGGAATTCTTCGGGATGATGACGGTGTCGTTGGGGCCGTTGATGGAGGTCGTCGCCTTCATGAAGATGATCGGCTCCGCTGGCACCTGCATGCCGGTTTCGGCGGCATGGTCGGAATAGTTCAGGCCGACGCAGATGATCTTGCCAATGGCGCCGACCGGGCAACCAAGGCGCGGATCGCCGGACACGGCCGGCAGGCTGGCCGGGTCGAGGGCGGCCAGCTTCTTCAGGCCTTCGGGCGAGATCGTTCCGCCATCGATGTCGGCGACATGACCGGACAGATCGCGCAGGGTGCCATTGGCATCCAGCAGGCCGGGCTTTTCCTTGCCGGCTTCTCCGTAGCGCAAAAGACGCATGGTTACTCTCCCTGTTTTGGCGTGCGTTGGATCAGAGGGTCAGTTCATCAGAGGGTCAGGCCGCCATCGATCAGATGGGCCACCCCCGTTGTATAGGCGGATTCGTCGGAAGCGAGATAGAGCGCCAGCGCCGCGATCTCCTCCGCTGTGCCCAGCCGTCCCATCGGCTGGCGGGCGATGAAGGCCTGGCGCGCGGCGGCCGGATCGTCGAAGGCGTTGATGCGGTCGTGCAGCGAGGGGGTCTCCACCGTTCCCGGACAGATCGCGTTGCAGCGTATGCCCTTGGCGATGAAGTCGATGGCGATGGATTTGGTCATGCCGATCACGGCGGCCTTGCTGGCGGTATAGACGAAGCGATTCGGTACCCCCGCCGCCGAGGAGGCGACCGAGGACATCAGGATGATGGAACCGCCGCCATTATCGATCATCGCCGGCAGGAAGGCACGCGTCACGCGGTACATCGCCTTGCTGTTCAGCTCGAACGAGAAGTCGTAATCCTTCTCCTCGCACTCCAGGATGGTGCCGCTGGCAACGAAGCCGGCGCAGCTGAATAGCGCATCGACCGGGCCGACATCCCTGGCGGCTTCCTGCACGGCGGCGCTGTCGGTCACGTCCAGCAACCGGGTCTCGATGCCGGGCGCTTCCGCCTTCAGCGAGTCGAGCGCCGCCGCATTGATGTCGGTCGCGACGACCCTTGCCCCTTCGCGCGCGAAGGCCAGCGCCGAGGCGCGCCCGATGCCCTGTCCGGCGGCGGTGATGAAGGCTTTCTTCCCGCTCAGGCGGTTTCCCATTGCGTCTGCCCCTCATGCGTTTTGTTTCTTTATTAGGAGTCCTGATAACGGCTTGGGGGCCTGTCTGGCAAGGCTGTCGCGTTCACGGCAGGAATGCAGGGAGAGGAGGGGACTAGAGGTTCAGCAGGCTGGGCGCCCGCTCGATGATTTCGTTCAGGATATTCTCGGCGACCTCGATGTTGCGCTCCGCCTCCTTGTCCAGCAGATGGGCGTAGCGCGGTTCGGCCAGCCGCTTCTTGGCCTCATGCAGATTGTGCAGCTCCTGCACGAAAATCTCGCGCGAACCGATCGGCAGGGCGGTGCTCTTGCTCAGCGCCAGGAAGAATTTCGTGCTGGTGCGCAGCACTGATTTGGAGATCAGGATGTTCAGCGCATCGAACTGTTCGTCCAGCCGCTCGTCGCGGCCGGTTTCCAGATTCTTCAGCCGGTTCTCGATGAGGATGCCGAAGGTCTCGAATTCCGAGATCTTGTCGCGGAACTGCCGGTAGGAATGGAAACTGTGCTGATGGACGTTCTTCTCGGTCTGTGCCGCCAGCACGATGATTTCCCGCGCCTGCCGTTCCAGCGCGGCTAGCATTTCCTGGGCTTCTTTCCTGCTATAGCTGCGTGACATCGCCAGCATCCTTGTCGGCAAGAAAGAGAATAGACCAGGTTTCAAACCATCGGCTCATATTCGACATCTTATCTCTTTGCTTTCTGGAATCTTCCTTAAACTAGCATTTGCGACTTGATTAAAAAGATAGAAATACGTTGAATGCTCGCCTTGTCTGCGCTTTTCGCTTTTCAGGCGACTGAATCCTTAGGTCCCGGTCCAGGACGGTAAGGAAACCTTAATAATCCCAATGCCAGCATGCATTGGAAAAAGCCTGCCTCGAAGCGGGCCGTTGAGATGAATCCAGCTTCCGGCACTCCCGGCAATCCTCCCCAGGTGCGCCGGGCTTGATCGTATTTTGCGCTTTTGCCCGGAGAATTCTCTTGATTGCGTTTCAGCAGAACCAAAAAAACAGCCTGGCCGCGGCCGACGATAACAAGCCAGAGCGGATTATCGAACTGACCTCCGATCTTGCGGCCCTGACGCGGGACAAGATCACGGCCATCCGGGCGATCACCAGCCGTACCAAGATCCTGGCGCTGAATGCGCTGATCGAGGCCAACCGCGCCGGCGAGGCGGGGCGCGGCTTCGCGGTGGTGGCCGGTGAGGTGAAGTCGGTATCGGGTGAGATCGAGATGATCTCCAACTCGCTGGAAAGCGAGCTGTCGCACAGGGTTGACGGGCTGCAGCGGCTGGGCAGCAATCTGGTCGATCACATGCGCGGCGACCGGCTTGTCGATCTGGCGCTGAACGCGGTGGAGCTGATCGACCGCAACCTCTACGAACGCACCTGTGATGTGCGCTGGTGGGCGACCGACAGCGCCGTGGTCGATTGCGCGGCGGATGCCTCGGCGGAGCGTTGTTCCTACGCCGCCAAGCGGCTGGGCGTCATCCTGTCGGCCTATACGGTCTATCTCGACCTGTGGATCGCCGATCTGAACGGTCAGGTCATCGCCAATGGCCGGCCGGATTCCTACCATGTGAAAGGCACGGACGTGTCGCGCGAATCCTGGTTCCGGGACGCGCTGCACACCGCCACGGGCGATGATTACGCGGTGGCGGACATCGCCGCCTCGCCGCAGCTTGGCAACAGGCCGGTGGCAACCTATTCGGCGGCGATCCGCGAGGGCGGGGAAGCGCATGGCAAGGTGCTTGGCGTGCTGGGCATTCATTTCGACTGGGGCCCGCAGGCCGACGCCATCGTGAAGGGCGTACGCCTGACCCCGGAAGAGGGGGAGAACACGCGGGTTCTGCTGCTGGACAACCGCTTCCGGGTGATCGCGTCCTCGGACGGCAAGGGCATCCTGGCCGAGACGCTGCGGCTGAACACCGGCCAGGCGCGCAGCGGCCATTACCGCGACGAGGCAGGGGGCCGCGTCGGCTTCGCGCTGACGCCGGGCTACGAGACCTATGCCGGCCTCGGCTGGTATGGCTGCATCGTGCAGCGCACCTGAACGTATTCCGGAGGGGGAATGGTGGGCGGTACTGGGATTGAACCAGTGACCCCACGCGTGTGAAGCGTGTGCTCTCCCGCTGAGCTAACCGCCCTTTAGGCCCGCCGCTTGGCGGCGGAGGGCCTTCGTATAGGGCCCGTGCTTCCGGCTGTCAAGCGATGGCGTACTTCTTTGAGCCCTACAGGCTCGTCGGCTCGTCGGGGCCGCCCTGGCCTTCCTCGGCAAGGCTGCGGCCGGCGCGCCGGATGGTGCCGTTCAGCATGACCATGAAGCCGAACATCACGAACAGGATCACCCCGGCGAGATAGGGCAGGCTGGGGTCGATCTTGTAGAGCGGCATGGCGAAGACCGGCGAGATCACATGCCCGGCAGCGCCCGTTGCACCGACCAGCCCGGCCACCGATCCCTGCTCGTCCTGCCGCACCGACAGCGAGGCGGCGGCGGCGATGCCGGGGCGGGCGAGGCCGAAGGCCAGGCCGGAGATAACCAGCGCGAACACCAGCGGCCCGTAACTGTCGGCCAGCAGGAACATGATATAGGCGGCGATACCGATGACGCAGCCGATGCGCATCAGGAACTGCGCCGACGGGTTCAGCCGCGGGATGATGACAAGCTGCGCCATCACCGCTGCCATGGCCGAGGCCATCAACCCGACGCCGACATACTGCACCGTCTCGGCGGCGGCCAGCCCCAGCACATCCATGAAATAGAAGGCGGCGGTCTGGATGGTCAGCGCCTGCACCGTGGTGATCATGATGCTGGCCAGCAGGAAGGGCCGCACGCGCCGGTCGAACGGGCTGAGCCGCGGCCGCATCGTCTGACCCTTGGGCTGGGTCTGCTCCGGCAGCATCAGATAGAGCGACACGGCGCTTGCCAGCGCCAGCAGGGCGATGCCGTAGAACGGCATCAGCAGGCCGAACACCACCAGCGCCGCACCGACGCCGGGGCCGATGGTCACGCCCAGGCTGAAGCCGGCATTCATGCCGGCCACGGCGCGCACGCGCTCCGCGCGGCTTGTCCGGTCGGCGACATAGGCCTGGCCGGCGGCGATGGTACCCGATCCCAGCGCGCCATAGAGGATGCGCGACAGTACCAGCAGCACGACGGTGGGAACGACGGCCAGCCAGCCCCACAGCGCCATCTGGATGACGAAGCCGAAGGCGGCGGTGGAGACGGCATAGGCGATCAGCCCGACCAGAATGACCGGGCGGCGGCCCCAGATATCGCTGCGCCGGCCCAGAATCGGCGAGCAGAACACCCAGAAGATCGCCGACACCATGAAGATCGCGCCGACATGGAATTCCGAGAATCCCAGCTCACGGGCGATCGGCGGCAGGTTGGCGAACATCAGTGACTGCCCCATGCCAAGGCAGGTCAGGCTGAAGAACAGCAGCTTGAAGGCGCGCTTGCGGGTTTCCGGCGACGAAGGCTGTCGTGGCTGGTCGGCGGTTTCTGGCGCGTCGCTCATGCCGGCCGCCTCCGGCCGCCAAGGGCACCTTCGGTGCGGATCAGCAGGATGCCGATGGCGACCAGCACCATGCCAATGATGGCGGAGATGCCGAAGGTCTCGCCGAACATCAGCCAGGCCAGGATCGCGGTGAAGGGCGGCACCAGATAGAACAGGCTGGCGACCTGCGAGGCCGCGCCGCGTTTGATCATCACATAGAGCAGGGTGGTCGCGCCGATCGACAGGATGATGGCCTGCCAGGCCAGCGCGAATACGAATTCGCCGGTCCAGTGCACCACATTCGTCTCGAACAGCAGCGCCCCAAGCCCGAAGGCGAAGATGACGGTGACGAACTGCACGCAATTGCCGCCGACGACATCGACGCCGTGGCAGTATTTCTTCTGGTAGAGCGTGCCCAGCGTGATGGCGAGCAGGCTGGCCACGGCATAGAGCGTCGCCCAGGCGGCATCGGCGCTGGCGGTATCGATCTTCTCTGCGATGACGGCGGCCACGCCGGCCAGGCCGAACAGCAGGCCGAGCCATTGCCTGCGAGTGACCTTCTCGCCCAGCATCGGGCCGGCCAGCGCCGCTGTCAGGATCGGCTGCGCGCTGACGATCAAGGCGGCAACGCCAGCCTGAACACCGTTATGGATGGCGATGAACACGCCGCCGAGATAGACGCCCTGCACCAGCAGGCCGACCAGCGCGACATGCTTGATCTCGTGCCGTTTCGGCCAGCTGATTTTCAGCATCAGGGCAATCGGCACCAGCAGCGCCGCCGCCAGCACGAAACGCAGCAGCAGATAGGTCAGCGGTTCGGCATAGGGCAGGCCGAATTTCGCGCCGACGAAGCCGGTACTCCACAGGAAGGTGAAGAGCAGCGGCGACAGGGCGATCCAGACGGTTTGCGTGCGGCTGGCGGGGGAAGGCGGCATTGGCGTTGAATCTATGGATACGGGCGGTGGTTCAGTAAGAACCCGCTTCGCAGCTTCCGCAACCGCCTTCTGTGCGTTTCAGCTATGACAGCAACCCTACGCCAGCGCTGTCTCCAGATCGGCCAGCAGGTCCGCCAGATCCTCGACGCCGACGGAGAGCCGCACCAGCCCGTCGGAGATGCCGAGTTCGGCGCGCACCTCCGGCGGGATCGAGGCGTGGGTCATGATCGCCGGATGCTCGATCAGGCTCTCGACGCCGCCCAGGCTCTCGGCCAGGGCGAACAGCTTCGTGCGTTCTAGGAAGCGCCGGCTCTCATCCAGCCCGCCCTTGATGACCGCGGTGACAATGCCGCCGAAGCCGCCAATCATCTGGCGCTTGGCGAGCTCGTGCTGCGGATGGCTGGCAAGCCCCGGATAAATCACCTTCTCGATCTTCGGATGCGCCTCCAGCCATTGCGCGATGGCCAGCGCGTTGGCGCAATGCCGCTCCATGCGTAGATGCAGCGTCTTCAGTCCGCGCAGTGCCAGGAAGCTGTCGAACGGGCCGGCGACCGAGCCGATGGCGTTCTGCAGATAGGCGAGAGGCTGGCGGAGCGGGCTGCCCTCGCGCACCACGGCGATGCCGCCCACCATGTCGGAATGGCCATTCAGGTACTTGGTCATCGAATGGATGACGATATCGAAACCGTGATCCAGCGGCTTCTGCACATAAGGCGAGGCGAAGGTGTTGTCGGCCACGGCAATCAGCTTGTGCTTTTTGGCAATGGCGGCAATCGCCTGCAGATCGACCAGCCGGAGCATCGGGTTGGTCGGGCTTTCGACCCAGACCATCTTCGTGTTTGGCTTGATCGCGGCTTCCAGCGCCGCCGGGTCGGACAGGTTCACGAAGGAGAATTCCAGCCCGGAAGAGCGCTTGCGCACATTTTCGAACAGACGGTAGGAGCCGCCATAGAGATCGTCCATGGCGGTGACATGGCTGCCGCTGTCCAGCAGCTCCAGAACCGTG is a window encoding:
- a CDS encoding DMT family transporter; its protein translation is MPPSPASRTQTVWIALSPLLFTFLWSTGFVGAKFGLPYAEPLTYLLLRFVLAAALLVPIALMLKISWPKRHEIKHVALVGLLVQGVYLGGVFIAIHNGVQAGVAALIVSAQPILTAALAGPMLGEKVTRRQWLGLLFGLAGVAAVIAEKIDTASADAAWATLYAVASLLAITLGTLYQKKYCHGVDVVGGNCVQFVTVIFAFGLGALLFETNVVHWTGEFVFALAWQAIILSIGATTLLYVMIKRGAASQVASLFYLVPPFTAILAWLMFGETFGISAIIGMVLVAIGILLIRTEGALGGRRRPA
- a CDS encoding trans-sulfuration enzyme family protein; the encoded protein is MTQNKTNRAGFGTRAIHAGQEPDPTTGAIMVPIYATSTYVQQSPGVHKGYEYSRSQNPTRMALEACVADLENGEAGFAFASGLAAMGTVLELLDSGSHVTAMDDLYGGSYRLFENVRKRSSGLEFSFVNLSDPAALEAAIKPNTKMVWVESPTNPMLRLVDLQAIAAIAKKHKLIAVADNTFASPYVQKPLDHGFDIVIHSMTKYLNGHSDMVGGIAVVREGSPLRQPLAYLQNAIGSVAGPFDSFLALRGLKTLHLRMERHCANALAIAQWLEAHPKIEKVIYPGLASHPQHELAKRQMIGGFGGIVTAVIKGGLDESRRFLERTKLFALAESLGGVESLIEHPAIMTHASIPPEVRAELGISDGLVRLSVGVEDLADLLADLETALA